A part of Lacerta agilis isolate rLacAgi1 chromosome 7, rLacAgi1.pri, whole genome shotgun sequence genomic DNA contains:
- the NKX2-4 gene encoding homeobox protein Nkx-2.4, whose product MSLSPKHTTPFSVSDILSPMDETYKKFGAMDGSLGAPLGVGAAAYRQPQNAALPPPPQQHPMGAHNAAAYHSMAHAGVSQFAHGPVAGYCNGGLGNVGDLAPYPDSVRGSAAASGWYGANADPRYPTISRLMGPSGGMNMAGMGALSGIAEAAKSLAPGLHAAPRRKRRVLFSQAQVYELERRFKQQKYLSAPEREHLASLIHLTPTQVKIWFQNHRYKMKRQAKDKAAQQLQHQPQTQTPPEGPSLCQQQPQQQAQAASPRRVAVPVLVKDGKPCPHSAAAAGQSAGQAPSASGAGGNAAQHPQQPQQQQQQVTSLGQAPDLEEMSPSPPSLHSQVGALAQMDAAAVEYNGGLVNASLLYGRTW is encoded by the exons ATGTCGCTCAGCCCCAAGCACACGACGCCCTTCTCCGTCTCCGACATCCTCAGCCCCATGGACGAGACCTACAAGAAGTTCGGCGCCATGGACGGCAGCCTGGGCGCCCCCCTGGGCGTGGGCGCCGCCGCCTACCGGCAGCCCCAAAACGCAGCCCTGCCGCCACCTCCGCAGCAGCACCCCATGGGCGCCCACAACGCCGCCGCCTACCACTCCATGGCGCACGCCGGCGTCTCGCAGTTCGCCCACGGCCCCGTGGCCGGCTACTGCAACGGCGGGCTGGGCAACGTGGGCGACCTGGCACCTTATCCAGACAGCGTGCGCGGAAGCGCAGCCGCCTCAGGCTGGTACGGAGCCAACGCGGATCCCCGCTACCCTACGA ttTCCAGGCTAATGGGCCCGTCGGGGGGCATGAACATGGCCGGCATGGGGGCTCTGTCGGGCATCGCGGAGGCTGCCAAGTCCCTGGCGCCCGGGCTGCACGCCGCGCCGCGGAGGAAGCGCCGGGTGCTCTTCTCGCAGGCGCAGGTGTACGAGCTGGAGCGGCGCTTCAAGCAGCAGAAGTACCTGTCGGCGCCAGAGCGGGAGCACCTGGCCAGCCTCATCCACCTCACGCCCACGCAGGTCAAGATCTGGTTCCAGAACCACCGCTACAAGATGAAGAGGCAAGCCAAGGACAAGGCCGCGCAGCAACTCCAGCACCAGCCGCAGACGCAGACGCCTCCCGAGGGGCCCAGCCTGtgccagcagcagccgcagcagcaagCCCAGGCCGCGTCTCCGAGGCGCGTGGCCGTGCCTGTTCTGGTCAAGGACGGCAAGCCCTGCCCGcacagcgccgccgccgccggtcaGTCTGCCGGACAAGCTCCCAGCGCCAGCGGGGCCGGGGGCAATGCTGCCCAGCACCcccagcagccgcagcagcagcagcagcaagtgacctccctgggccaGGCGCCGGACCTGGAAGAGATGTCCCCCAGCCCGCCTTCGCTGCACAGCCAAGTGGGCGCCCTGGCGCAGATGGACGCGGCGGCCGTCGAGTATAACGGCGGTCTGGTCAACGCCAGCTTGCTGTATGGCCGGACATGGTAA